In the Onychostoma macrolepis isolate SWU-2019 chromosome 09, ASM1243209v1, whole genome shotgun sequence genome, one interval contains:
- the pou2f1b gene encoding POU domain, class 2, transcription factor 1b isoform X2: protein MADGGAASQDESSGPDSRMSNPSETSKCAMESGDENTGAQTNGLDFQRQTVQTTSAITNAHAQALLQQLTLTPAQQQLLLQQAQAQLLAAAVQHSAGQQSSTTGASISASAATPITQIPLSQPIQITPQLQQLQQQQNLNLQQFVLVQPGHPIATQLQPAQFIISQTPQGQQSLLQAQNLLTQLPQSQANLLQTQPSITLATQTATPTRTIAATPIQSLPHSQTTPKHIDTPSLEEPSDLEELEQFAKTFKQRRIKLGFTQGDVGLAMGKLYGNDFSQTTISRFEALNLSFKNMCKLKPLLEKWLNDAENQTSDQALSSPSSLGSPGLGMEGLNRRRKKRTSIETNIRVALEKSFLENQKPTSEEITMIADQLNMEKEVIRVWFCNRRQKEKRINPPSSGSAISTPIKAIFSPTTPLAPSTASLVTSSTPTTMTVNPVLPLTSTSVSSIGFTGTTIGSATTNTASVISTAPVITTAASSPSLSPSPTAAQTSSSEHTLAQETVTAVSQAQSSLALGTGQVMVAAPSLSAALQGAAQLPTSASIAAMAAAAGLNPGLMTSSQFTPGGALLSFAPGGLGSALSPALMSNSTLATIQGVWSALASSGTLPITSLDGCGNFLFANTSAGSTPNLVTAPLFLNPQNLSLLASNPVSLVSAGGAAGAAGALNLHITADAHQSAVTTATMPSSTITTASKAQ from the exons ATGGCGGACGGAGGAGCAGCGAGTCAAGATGAGAGTTCAGGACCAG ATTCTAGAATGAGTAATCCATCGGAAACAAGTAAATGTGCAATGGAGAGCGGGGACGAAAACACTG GTGCCCAAACAAATGGACTGGACTTTCAGAGGCAGACTGTGCAAACAACAAGCGCAATCACCAATGCACACGCACAGGCCTTGCTCCAACAG TTGACATTGACTCCAGCGCAGCAGCAGTTATTGCTGCAGCAGGCTCAGGCTCAGCTCTTAGCAGCAGCGGTGCAGCATTCAGCCGGCCAGCAGAGCAGCACTACAGGAGCCAGCATCTCTGCCTCCGCTGCCACCCCCATCACCCAGATCCCCCTCTCCCAACCCATCCAGATCACACCT CAGTTACAGCAGCTGCAACAGCAGCAGAACCTCAACCTGCAGCAGTTTGTGTTGGTCCAGCCGGGCCACCCCATCGCAACACAGCTGCAGCCTGCGCAGTTCATCATCTCGCAGACACCACAGGGCCAGCAGA GTCTCCTGCAGGCCCAGAACCTTCTAACTCAACTACCTCAAAGCCAAGCCAACCTCCTGCAGACCCAGCCAAGCATCACACTTGCCACACAG ACTGCTACACCCACACGCACGATAGCAGCGACCCCCATCCAGTCCCTTCCTCACAGCCAGACGACACCAAAGCACATCGACACACCCAGCCTGGAGGAGCCCAGTGACCTGGAGGAGCTAGAGCAGTTTGCCAAGACCTTCAAACAGAGACGTATCAAACTGGGCTTCACGCAG GGGGATGTTGGCCTTGCCATGGGAAAACTTTATGGAAATGACTTCAGCCAAACCACCATTTCTCGCTTTGAGGCCTTGAACCTGAGCTTTAAAAACATGTGCAAACTGAAGCCTCTGCTTGAAAAATGGCTCAATGATGCAG AGAACCAGACGTCTGACCAGGCCCTGTCCAGTCCCAGCTCTCTTGGCTCACCTGGGCTGGGCATGGAGGGCCTGAACCGCCGCCGCAAGAAGAGGACCAGCATTGAGACCAACATCAGAGTGGCCTTAGAAAAGAGCTTTCTGGAG AACCAAAAACCTACCTCTGAGGAGATCACCATGATCGCGGACCAGCTCAACATGGAGAAAGAGGTGATCCGAGTATGGTTCTGTAACCgcagacagaaagagaagaggATCAACCCACCCAGCAGTGGCAGCGCCATCAGCACTCCTATCAAAGCAATCTTCTCTCCCACCACACCTCTG GCACCGAGTACAGCAAGTCTTGTGACCAGTAGCACACCGACTACGATGACTGTAAACCCAGTTTTGCCTCTCACCAGCACTAGTGTCTCCAGCATCGGTTTCACTG GCACAACTATTGGCTCGGCTACCACTAACACTGCATCAGTCATTTCCACTGCACCTGTGATCACCACCGCAGCATCCTCTCCTTCGCTCAGCCCTTCTCCCACCGCAGCGCAGACGTCCTCCTCAGAGCACACTTTAGCTCAGGAGACGGTGACGGCAGTAAGTCAGGCGCAGTCCTCCCTGGCTCTGGGCACTGGGCAGGTCATGGTGGCGGCCCCCAGCCTCTCAGCTGCTCTGCAAGGAGCCGCCCAGCTGCCCACCAGCGCCAGCATCGCTGCCATGGCTGCAGCCGCAGGCCTCAATCCTGGGCTCATGACGTCCTCACAGTTCACTCCTGG CGGGGCTCTTCTTAGTTTTGCACCCGGTGGTCTCGGAAGCGCTTTGAGTCCAGCACTGATGAGCAACAGCACCTTGGCCACGATCCAAGGTGTGTGGAGCG CTCTGGCGTCTAGTGGCACTCTGCCCATTACATCTCTGGATGGGTGCGGGAACTTTCTGTTTGCCAACACCAGCGCTGGCAGCACCCCTAACCTCGTGACGGCACCGCTCTTTCTGAACCCTCAGAACTTGTCGCTGCTCGCCAGCAACCCGGTCAGCCTGGTGTCTGCGGGAGGGGCCGCGGGGGCCGCCGGAGCCCTCAACCTGCACATCACCGCCGATGCCCACCAGAGTGCTGTCACTACAGCAACTATGCCCTCCTCCACCATCACCACGGCCTCTAAGGCCCAGTGA
- the pou2f1b gene encoding POU domain, class 2, transcription factor 1b isoform X4, translating into MADGGAASQDESSGPDSRMSNPSETSKCAMESGDENTGAQTNGLDFQRQTVQTTSAITNAHAQALLQQLTLTPAQQQLLLQQAQAQLLAAAVQHSAGQQSSTTGASISASAATPITQIPLSQPIQITPQLQQLQQQQNLNLQQFVLVQPGHPIATQLQPAQFIISQTPQGQQSLLQAQNLLTQLPQSQANLLQTQPSITLATQTATPTRTIAATPIQSLPHSQTTPKHIDTPSLEEPSDLEELEQFAKTFKQRRIKLGFTQGDVGLAMGKLYGNDFSQTTISRFEALNLSFKNMCKLKPLLEKWLNDAENQTSDQALSSPSSLGSPGLGMEGLNRRRKKRTSIETNIRVALEKSFLEQNQKPTSEEITMIADQLNMEKEVIRVWFCNRRQKEKRINPPSSGSAISTPIKAIFSPTTPLAPSTASLVTSSTPTTMTVNPVLPLTSTSVSSIGFTGTTIGSATTNTASVISTAPVITTAASSPSLSPSPTAAQTSSSEHTLAQETVTAVSQAQSSLALGTGQVMVAAPSLSAALQGAAQLPTSASIAAMAAAAGLNPGLMTSSQFTPGGALLSFAPGGLGSALSPALMSNSTLATIQALASSGTLPITSLDGCGNFLFANTSAGSTPNLVTAPLFLNPQNLSLLASNPVSLVSAGGAAGAAGALNLHITADAHQSAVTTATMPSSTITTASKAQ; encoded by the exons ATGGCGGACGGAGGAGCAGCGAGTCAAGATGAGAGTTCAGGACCAG ATTCTAGAATGAGTAATCCATCGGAAACAAGTAAATGTGCAATGGAGAGCGGGGACGAAAACACTG GTGCCCAAACAAATGGACTGGACTTTCAGAGGCAGACTGTGCAAACAACAAGCGCAATCACCAATGCACACGCACAGGCCTTGCTCCAACAG TTGACATTGACTCCAGCGCAGCAGCAGTTATTGCTGCAGCAGGCTCAGGCTCAGCTCTTAGCAGCAGCGGTGCAGCATTCAGCCGGCCAGCAGAGCAGCACTACAGGAGCCAGCATCTCTGCCTCCGCTGCCACCCCCATCACCCAGATCCCCCTCTCCCAACCCATCCAGATCACACCT CAGTTACAGCAGCTGCAACAGCAGCAGAACCTCAACCTGCAGCAGTTTGTGTTGGTCCAGCCGGGCCACCCCATCGCAACACAGCTGCAGCCTGCGCAGTTCATCATCTCGCAGACACCACAGGGCCAGCAGA GTCTCCTGCAGGCCCAGAACCTTCTAACTCAACTACCTCAAAGCCAAGCCAACCTCCTGCAGACCCAGCCAAGCATCACACTTGCCACACAG ACTGCTACACCCACACGCACGATAGCAGCGACCCCCATCCAGTCCCTTCCTCACAGCCAGACGACACCAAAGCACATCGACACACCCAGCCTGGAGGAGCCCAGTGACCTGGAGGAGCTAGAGCAGTTTGCCAAGACCTTCAAACAGAGACGTATCAAACTGGGCTTCACGCAG GGGGATGTTGGCCTTGCCATGGGAAAACTTTATGGAAATGACTTCAGCCAAACCACCATTTCTCGCTTTGAGGCCTTGAACCTGAGCTTTAAAAACATGTGCAAACTGAAGCCTCTGCTTGAAAAATGGCTCAATGATGCAG AGAACCAGACGTCTGACCAGGCCCTGTCCAGTCCCAGCTCTCTTGGCTCACCTGGGCTGGGCATGGAGGGCCTGAACCGCCGCCGCAAGAAGAGGACCAGCATTGAGACCAACATCAGAGTGGCCTTAGAAAAGAGCTTTCTGGAG CAGAACCAAAAACCTACCTCTGAGGAGATCACCATGATCGCGGACCAGCTCAACATGGAGAAAGAGGTGATCCGAGTATGGTTCTGTAACCgcagacagaaagagaagaggATCAACCCACCCAGCAGTGGCAGCGCCATCAGCACTCCTATCAAAGCAATCTTCTCTCCCACCACACCTCTG GCACCGAGTACAGCAAGTCTTGTGACCAGTAGCACACCGACTACGATGACTGTAAACCCAGTTTTGCCTCTCACCAGCACTAGTGTCTCCAGCATCGGTTTCACTG GCACAACTATTGGCTCGGCTACCACTAACACTGCATCAGTCATTTCCACTGCACCTGTGATCACCACCGCAGCATCCTCTCCTTCGCTCAGCCCTTCTCCCACCGCAGCGCAGACGTCCTCCTCAGAGCACACTTTAGCTCAGGAGACGGTGACGGCAGTAAGTCAGGCGCAGTCCTCCCTGGCTCTGGGCACTGGGCAGGTCATGGTGGCGGCCCCCAGCCTCTCAGCTGCTCTGCAAGGAGCCGCCCAGCTGCCCACCAGCGCCAGCATCGCTGCCATGGCTGCAGCCGCAGGCCTCAATCCTGGGCTCATGACGTCCTCACAGTTCACTCCTGG CGGGGCTCTTCTTAGTTTTGCACCCGGTGGTCTCGGAAGCGCTTTGAGTCCAGCACTGATGAGCAACAGCACCTTGGCCACGATCCAAG CTCTGGCGTCTAGTGGCACTCTGCCCATTACATCTCTGGATGGGTGCGGGAACTTTCTGTTTGCCAACACCAGCGCTGGCAGCACCCCTAACCTCGTGACGGCACCGCTCTTTCTGAACCCTCAGAACTTGTCGCTGCTCGCCAGCAACCCGGTCAGCCTGGTGTCTGCGGGAGGGGCCGCGGGGGCCGCCGGAGCCCTCAACCTGCACATCACCGCCGATGCCCACCAGAGTGCTGTCACTACAGCAACTATGCCCTCCTCCACCATCACCACGGCCTCTAAGGCCCAGTGA
- the pou2f1b gene encoding POU domain, class 2, transcription factor 1b isoform X3: MADGGAASQDESSGPDSRMSNPSETSKCAMESGDENTGAQTNGLDFQRQTVQTTSAITNAHAQALLQQLTLTPAQQQLLLQQAQAQLLAAAVQHSAGQQSSTTGASISASAATPITQIPLSQPIQITPQLQQLQQQQNLNLQQFVLVQPGHPIATQLQPAQFIISQTPQGQQSLLQAQNLLTQLPQSQANLLQTQPSITLATQTATPTRTIAATPIQSLPHSQTTPKHIDTPSLEEPSDLEELEQFAKTFKQRRIKLGFTQGDVGLAMGKLYGNDFSQTTISRFEALNLSFKNMCKLKPLLEKWLNDAENQTSDQALSSPSSLGSPGLGMEGLNRRRKKRTSIETNIRVALEKSFLENQKPTSEEITMIADQLNMEKEVIRVWFCNRRQKEKRINPPSSGSAISTPIKAIFSPTTPLAPSTASLVTSSTPTTMTVNPVLPLTSTSVSSIGFTGTTIGSATTNTASVISTAPVITTAASSPSLSPSPTAAQTSSSEHTLAQETVTAVSQAQSSLALGTGQVMVAAPSLSAALQGAAQLPTSASIAAMAAAAGLNPGLMTSSQFTPGGALLSFAPGGLGSALSPALMSNSTLATIQALASSGTLPITSLDGCGNFLFANTSAGSTPNLVTAPLFLNPQNLSLLASNPVSLVSAGGAAGAAGALNLHITADAHQSAVTTATMPSSTITTASKAQ; the protein is encoded by the exons ATGGCGGACGGAGGAGCAGCGAGTCAAGATGAGAGTTCAGGACCAG ATTCTAGAATGAGTAATCCATCGGAAACAAGTAAATGTGCAATGGAGAGCGGGGACGAAAACACTG GTGCCCAAACAAATGGACTGGACTTTCAGAGGCAGACTGTGCAAACAACAAGCGCAATCACCAATGCACACGCACAGGCCTTGCTCCAACAG TTGACATTGACTCCAGCGCAGCAGCAGTTATTGCTGCAGCAGGCTCAGGCTCAGCTCTTAGCAGCAGCGGTGCAGCATTCAGCCGGCCAGCAGAGCAGCACTACAGGAGCCAGCATCTCTGCCTCCGCTGCCACCCCCATCACCCAGATCCCCCTCTCCCAACCCATCCAGATCACACCT CAGTTACAGCAGCTGCAACAGCAGCAGAACCTCAACCTGCAGCAGTTTGTGTTGGTCCAGCCGGGCCACCCCATCGCAACACAGCTGCAGCCTGCGCAGTTCATCATCTCGCAGACACCACAGGGCCAGCAGA GTCTCCTGCAGGCCCAGAACCTTCTAACTCAACTACCTCAAAGCCAAGCCAACCTCCTGCAGACCCAGCCAAGCATCACACTTGCCACACAG ACTGCTACACCCACACGCACGATAGCAGCGACCCCCATCCAGTCCCTTCCTCACAGCCAGACGACACCAAAGCACATCGACACACCCAGCCTGGAGGAGCCCAGTGACCTGGAGGAGCTAGAGCAGTTTGCCAAGACCTTCAAACAGAGACGTATCAAACTGGGCTTCACGCAG GGGGATGTTGGCCTTGCCATGGGAAAACTTTATGGAAATGACTTCAGCCAAACCACCATTTCTCGCTTTGAGGCCTTGAACCTGAGCTTTAAAAACATGTGCAAACTGAAGCCTCTGCTTGAAAAATGGCTCAATGATGCAG AGAACCAGACGTCTGACCAGGCCCTGTCCAGTCCCAGCTCTCTTGGCTCACCTGGGCTGGGCATGGAGGGCCTGAACCGCCGCCGCAAGAAGAGGACCAGCATTGAGACCAACATCAGAGTGGCCTTAGAAAAGAGCTTTCTGGAG AACCAAAAACCTACCTCTGAGGAGATCACCATGATCGCGGACCAGCTCAACATGGAGAAAGAGGTGATCCGAGTATGGTTCTGTAACCgcagacagaaagagaagaggATCAACCCACCCAGCAGTGGCAGCGCCATCAGCACTCCTATCAAAGCAATCTTCTCTCCCACCACACCTCTG GCACCGAGTACAGCAAGTCTTGTGACCAGTAGCACACCGACTACGATGACTGTAAACCCAGTTTTGCCTCTCACCAGCACTAGTGTCTCCAGCATCGGTTTCACTG GCACAACTATTGGCTCGGCTACCACTAACACTGCATCAGTCATTTCCACTGCACCTGTGATCACCACCGCAGCATCCTCTCCTTCGCTCAGCCCTTCTCCCACCGCAGCGCAGACGTCCTCCTCAGAGCACACTTTAGCTCAGGAGACGGTGACGGCAGTAAGTCAGGCGCAGTCCTCCCTGGCTCTGGGCACTGGGCAGGTCATGGTGGCGGCCCCCAGCCTCTCAGCTGCTCTGCAAGGAGCCGCCCAGCTGCCCACCAGCGCCAGCATCGCTGCCATGGCTGCAGCCGCAGGCCTCAATCCTGGGCTCATGACGTCCTCACAGTTCACTCCTGG CGGGGCTCTTCTTAGTTTTGCACCCGGTGGTCTCGGAAGCGCTTTGAGTCCAGCACTGATGAGCAACAGCACCTTGGCCACGATCCAAG CTCTGGCGTCTAGTGGCACTCTGCCCATTACATCTCTGGATGGGTGCGGGAACTTTCTGTTTGCCAACACCAGCGCTGGCAGCACCCCTAACCTCGTGACGGCACCGCTCTTTCTGAACCCTCAGAACTTGTCGCTGCTCGCCAGCAACCCGGTCAGCCTGGTGTCTGCGGGAGGGGCCGCGGGGGCCGCCGGAGCCCTCAACCTGCACATCACCGCCGATGCCCACCAGAGTGCTGTCACTACAGCAACTATGCCCTCCTCCACCATCACCACGGCCTCTAAGGCCCAGTGA
- the pou2f1b gene encoding POU domain, class 2, transcription factor 1b isoform X1, with the protein MADGGAASQDESSGPDSRMSNPSETSKCAMESGDENTGAQTNGLDFQRQTVQTTSAITNAHAQALLQQLTLTPAQQQLLLQQAQAQLLAAAVQHSAGQQSSTTGASISASAATPITQIPLSQPIQITPQLQQLQQQQNLNLQQFVLVQPGHPIATQLQPAQFIISQTPQGQQSLLQAQNLLTQLPQSQANLLQTQPSITLATQTATPTRTIAATPIQSLPHSQTTPKHIDTPSLEEPSDLEELEQFAKTFKQRRIKLGFTQGDVGLAMGKLYGNDFSQTTISRFEALNLSFKNMCKLKPLLEKWLNDAENQTSDQALSSPSSLGSPGLGMEGLNRRRKKRTSIETNIRVALEKSFLEQNQKPTSEEITMIADQLNMEKEVIRVWFCNRRQKEKRINPPSSGSAISTPIKAIFSPTTPLAPSTASLVTSSTPTTMTVNPVLPLTSTSVSSIGFTGTTIGSATTNTASVISTAPVITTAASSPSLSPSPTAAQTSSSEHTLAQETVTAVSQAQSSLALGTGQVMVAAPSLSAALQGAAQLPTSASIAAMAAAAGLNPGLMTSSQFTPGGALLSFAPGGLGSALSPALMSNSTLATIQGVWSALASSGTLPITSLDGCGNFLFANTSAGSTPNLVTAPLFLNPQNLSLLASNPVSLVSAGGAAGAAGALNLHITADAHQSAVTTATMPSSTITTASKAQ; encoded by the exons ATGGCGGACGGAGGAGCAGCGAGTCAAGATGAGAGTTCAGGACCAG ATTCTAGAATGAGTAATCCATCGGAAACAAGTAAATGTGCAATGGAGAGCGGGGACGAAAACACTG GTGCCCAAACAAATGGACTGGACTTTCAGAGGCAGACTGTGCAAACAACAAGCGCAATCACCAATGCACACGCACAGGCCTTGCTCCAACAG TTGACATTGACTCCAGCGCAGCAGCAGTTATTGCTGCAGCAGGCTCAGGCTCAGCTCTTAGCAGCAGCGGTGCAGCATTCAGCCGGCCAGCAGAGCAGCACTACAGGAGCCAGCATCTCTGCCTCCGCTGCCACCCCCATCACCCAGATCCCCCTCTCCCAACCCATCCAGATCACACCT CAGTTACAGCAGCTGCAACAGCAGCAGAACCTCAACCTGCAGCAGTTTGTGTTGGTCCAGCCGGGCCACCCCATCGCAACACAGCTGCAGCCTGCGCAGTTCATCATCTCGCAGACACCACAGGGCCAGCAGA GTCTCCTGCAGGCCCAGAACCTTCTAACTCAACTACCTCAAAGCCAAGCCAACCTCCTGCAGACCCAGCCAAGCATCACACTTGCCACACAG ACTGCTACACCCACACGCACGATAGCAGCGACCCCCATCCAGTCCCTTCCTCACAGCCAGACGACACCAAAGCACATCGACACACCCAGCCTGGAGGAGCCCAGTGACCTGGAGGAGCTAGAGCAGTTTGCCAAGACCTTCAAACAGAGACGTATCAAACTGGGCTTCACGCAG GGGGATGTTGGCCTTGCCATGGGAAAACTTTATGGAAATGACTTCAGCCAAACCACCATTTCTCGCTTTGAGGCCTTGAACCTGAGCTTTAAAAACATGTGCAAACTGAAGCCTCTGCTTGAAAAATGGCTCAATGATGCAG AGAACCAGACGTCTGACCAGGCCCTGTCCAGTCCCAGCTCTCTTGGCTCACCTGGGCTGGGCATGGAGGGCCTGAACCGCCGCCGCAAGAAGAGGACCAGCATTGAGACCAACATCAGAGTGGCCTTAGAAAAGAGCTTTCTGGAG CAGAACCAAAAACCTACCTCTGAGGAGATCACCATGATCGCGGACCAGCTCAACATGGAGAAAGAGGTGATCCGAGTATGGTTCTGTAACCgcagacagaaagagaagaggATCAACCCACCCAGCAGTGGCAGCGCCATCAGCACTCCTATCAAAGCAATCTTCTCTCCCACCACACCTCTG GCACCGAGTACAGCAAGTCTTGTGACCAGTAGCACACCGACTACGATGACTGTAAACCCAGTTTTGCCTCTCACCAGCACTAGTGTCTCCAGCATCGGTTTCACTG GCACAACTATTGGCTCGGCTACCACTAACACTGCATCAGTCATTTCCACTGCACCTGTGATCACCACCGCAGCATCCTCTCCTTCGCTCAGCCCTTCTCCCACCGCAGCGCAGACGTCCTCCTCAGAGCACACTTTAGCTCAGGAGACGGTGACGGCAGTAAGTCAGGCGCAGTCCTCCCTGGCTCTGGGCACTGGGCAGGTCATGGTGGCGGCCCCCAGCCTCTCAGCTGCTCTGCAAGGAGCCGCCCAGCTGCCCACCAGCGCCAGCATCGCTGCCATGGCTGCAGCCGCAGGCCTCAATCCTGGGCTCATGACGTCCTCACAGTTCACTCCTGG CGGGGCTCTTCTTAGTTTTGCACCCGGTGGTCTCGGAAGCGCTTTGAGTCCAGCACTGATGAGCAACAGCACCTTGGCCACGATCCAAGGTGTGTGGAGCG CTCTGGCGTCTAGTGGCACTCTGCCCATTACATCTCTGGATGGGTGCGGGAACTTTCTGTTTGCCAACACCAGCGCTGGCAGCACCCCTAACCTCGTGACGGCACCGCTCTTTCTGAACCCTCAGAACTTGTCGCTGCTCGCCAGCAACCCGGTCAGCCTGGTGTCTGCGGGAGGGGCCGCGGGGGCCGCCGGAGCCCTCAACCTGCACATCACCGCCGATGCCCACCAGAGTGCTGTCACTACAGCAACTATGCCCTCCTCCACCATCACCACGGCCTCTAAGGCCCAGTGA
- the gpa33b gene encoding cell surface A33 antigen, producing the protein MTNWKLIFCSLCLISVMSASFGLEVTMSQANMEVARGDDVTLTCNFKPKNQNNELIVITWTGDADETSGEKVIFGSYYSYGKVDIGPDYQGKALIETDLTAKTTKLTLKEVTLKESRRIRCFVQIPGDIEGKTADTTFLLVQVAPSQPICKVVGTAEYGHNISLTCVSEEGSPTPTYKWERYNVKNVPQAFPLKTTEKDGVLSLVNVSMETSGYYICLSSNKVGSAKCNMTLTVIPSSMNLATIGIVAGCVAGVTVLIIVIICCCRKRKQKAKDYEMENPVVEYHDKPPLGNTEDGNTDIMAITEEGTDKACIDDLKNHCDDRRGSRDDLKDRYDDRRGSRDDLKDRYDDRRGSRDDLRDRYDDRRGSRDDLRDRYDDRRGSRDDLKDRYDDRRGRGSRDDLRDRYDDRRGSRDDLRDRYDERRGSRDDLRDRYDERKGSRDDLRDRYNDQRDSYR; encoded by the exons ATGACCAACTGGAAGCTGATTTTCTGCAGCCTGTGTTTAATATCAG TGATGTCCGCTAGTTTTGGACTGGAAGTGACGATGAGTCAAGCTAACATGGAGGTTGCCAGGGGTGATGATGTCACCCTTACATGCAATTTTAAAcctaaaaatcaaaacaatgaACTTATCGTTATAACATGGACTGGTGATGCTGATGAGACATCTGGGGAGAAG GTCATTTTCGGTAGTTATTACTCCTATGGTAAAGTTGACATTGGACCAGACTATCAAGGCAAAGCCTTGATAGAAACTGACCTTACTGCAAAAACAACGAAATTGACACTAAAAGAAGTCACTCTTAAAGAAAGCAGAAGAATTCGATGTTTTGTTCAGATTCCTGGAGACATTGAAGGCAAAACAGCTGACACTACTTTTCTTTTGGTTCAGG ttgcaCCATCACAACCCATTTGTAAAGTAGTGGGCACAGCAGAATACGGACACAATATTAGCCTAACCTGTGTCTCTGAGGAGGGCTCACCTACACCAACATACAAATGGGAAAGAtataatgtcaaaaatgtcCCTCAAGCATTTCCACTCAAAACCACCGAAA AGGATGGAGTTCTGTCTCTGGTCAATGTGTCCATGGAAACATCAGGTTACTATATTTGCCTGTCAAGCAATAAGGTTGGATCAGCCAAATGTAACATGACATTGACTGTAATACCGT CCTCTATGAATCTTGCTACAATAGGAATTGTGGCTGGTTGTGTTGCTGGAGTTACAGTGCTCATAATAGTCATCATCTGCTGCTGCCGCAAACGgaaacaaaaagcaaaagacTATGAAATGGA GAATCCAGTGGTGGAATACCATGACAAACCACCACTAGGAAATACTGAGGACGGGAATACAGACATCATGGCGATCACTGAAGAGGGAACTGACAAAGCTTGCATTGATGACCTCAAAAATCACTGTGATGACCGCAGAGGTAGTCGTGATGACCTCAAAGATCGCTATGACGACCGCAGAGGTAGTCGTGATGACCTCAAAGATCGCTATGACGACCGTAGAGGTAGTCGTGATGACCTCAGAGATCGCTACGACGACCGCAGAGGTAGTCGTGATGACCTCAGAGATCGCTACGACGACCGCAGAGGTAGTCGTGATGACCTCAAAGATCGCTATGACGACCGCAGAGGTAGAGGTAGTCGTGATGACCTCAGAGATCGCTATGACGACCGCAGAGGTAGTCGTGATGACCTCAGAGATCGCTATGACGAACGCAGAGGTAGTCGTGATGACCTCAGAGATCGCTATGACGAACGCAAAGGTAGTCGTGATGACCTCAGAGATCGCTATAATGACCAAAGAGATAGCTACAGATAA